One window of Pyrus communis chromosome 12, drPyrComm1.1, whole genome shotgun sequence genomic DNA carries:
- the LOC137710985 gene encoding uncharacterized protein — translation MRRTLLSNLSLYTRNRLLSPQTFNPNPTPSLVPLARSTQSLLSRFFSSEGDSSAESPNPAADSSLIPTKKKDASVEVKDVNNKELKERIDKYFKGDEEALPAILEAILQRRLAGKHEETDDELIDELQKQPLDDVKDQEFESDFEELHDTDEEIDDLYNAKDIVMKRMSNDEYFNMDPKKWDDIVEDAIKHGIMKNTKECEEILEDMLSWDKLLPDDMKRKVEEKFNDLGDKCERGEIQPEEAYELFKEFEDEIVMDYLQKMEADGPPQFDEADVSDKKDLADPPGEGPILRWQTRVVFAPGGDSWHPKNRKVKLSVTVKELGLSKHQFRRLRDLVGKRYHPGKDELTITSERFEHREENRKDCLRTLLSLIEEAGKANKLAEDARVSYVKERLRANPAFMERLQNKTMRLQGKSALPA, via the exons aTGAGACGAACTTTGCTGAgcaatctctctctctacactcgCAATCGCCTTCTCTCTCCTCAAACATTCAACCCAAATCCAACCCCCTCACTCGTCCCACTCGCCCGTTCGACTCAGTCCCTGCTCAGCCGGTTCTTCTCCTCGGAGGGCGACTCCTCCGCCGAAAGCCCCAATCCGGCTGCTGATTCAAGCTTGATCCCAACCAAAAAGAAAGATGCTTCCGTTGAAGTCAAGGACGTCAATAACAAAG AGCTGAAGGAGCGGATAGATAAATATTTTAAGGGTGATGAGGAGGCGCTTCCGGCCATACTCGAAGCGATTCTGCAGAGGAGATTGGCTGGGAAGCATGAGGAAACGGATGATGAGCTGATAGATGAATTGCAAAAGCAGCCGTTAGATGATGTTAAGGACCAAGAGTTTGAATCGGATTTTGAGGAATTGCACGACACGGATGAAGAGATTGATGACTTGTATAACGCAAAGGATATAGTCATGAAGAGGATGTCAAACGATGAGTACTTCAACATGGATCCCAAGAAGTGGGATGATATTGTTGAGGATGCAATTAAGCACGGGATTATGAAAAATACGAAGGAGTGTGAAGAGATTCTCGAGGATATGCTTAGCTGGGATAAGCTCCTACCAG ATGACATGAAAAGGAAGGTAGAAGAGAAGTTCAATGACTTAGGGGATAAGTGTGAAAGAGGGGAGATTCAACCTGAAGAAGCTTATGAGTTGTTCAAGGAGTTTGAGGATGAGATTGTCATGGACTATTTGCAGAAGATGGAAGCCGATGGCCCCCCACAATTTGATGAGGCTGATGTGTCTGACAAGAAGGATCTAGCTGACCCACCAGGCGAAGGGCCAATCCTTAGGTGGCAAACACGGGTAGTCTTTGCTCCTGGTGGTGATTCCTGGCATCCCAAGAATAGAAAAGTGAAACTGTCTGTTACAGTGAAAGAACTCGGGCTTTCAAAGCATCAATTCCGTCGGCTCAGAGACTTGGTTGGAAAGCGGTACCATCCAGGGAAAGATGAGCTTACAATTACTAGTGAGAG GTTTGAACACCgagaagaaaatagaaaggaCTGCCTCAGGACACTTCTTTCCCTCATTGAGGAAGCTGGGAAAGCAAACAAACTGGCTGAGGATGCTCGAGTTTCGTATGTCAAGGAGAGATTAAGAGCAAATCCTGCATTCATGGAGAGGCTGCAGAACAAGACCATGAGATTGCAAGGAAAGAGTGCATTACCTGCTTGA